GTCCGGGCTGGTTGTCTGATGACGGGGAGTCCAAGGCTGTTTCAGAGTGGGTCGATCTGTACAAAACGCTTTCCAGACATCAGGTAAATAAAGTTACGGTACAGCCTGATGACAAAGGCTTAAAGCTGACTTTTGACGACAATGTCACTTTCAGGAAGGTATCAATTATTGTGAGTACTTTCGATGAGTCTGGTATTTCCTGGGATATCGATAGACAACACTATTGTTCTGTATTTGAGGGCAGTGGTATTTACAGTATTTTTCATCAAAATACCGTTAAAGCTATCGCTCAGGCTATAGAGCAGGCGATCAGTTTTAATAATGATGTGTTTTTCCTGTCACCCAATAAAAGCAATTTCACAATGAATGACGCAGGAGCTGCAGTGGTTCAGCTGGATCATCATAAAGAGTCGTCGTGTGTTGTTTATTCAGATCGTGATTTTTATGCTAAAAATGCAGGTTATTTTTTAATTGCTGAACCTGGCCATAAAGCACAAAGTTTGTTTAAGCTTGCCTTGAATATGGAATCGGACTCATTGGCACGACAATACTCATCTCAAATAGTCTGGGGGCAGGAGGATATTAACTACTTAATTTATGTTCTCAAGTTTATAACAACGGTGTCATTATGCAGAGGTATTTATAATAATTTAAATACTCTGTGCGGAAAAGATGGCTTTTTTTCTGAAAGTGTTGAGCCTGATAAATTTGCTTTGAACGAAAATATAATTAAGCACAGGAAAGCTGCAAATACGGGTTTATCCAAAAAGATATCGTACAGGTTACAAGCCCCGCTGGTGAAAATGAAAAAGGAAATGCACACACTGTTTTATCCTGTACATAAAGCGGTTATCAGCACTTATTCTACTTTTATGGTGGATCCGGATGAGAATCTGGAAACGACCTTTAGGCCTGAAGAGGGCGGGGGTGCTCAGGTTTCATCTGACCAAAAAAGAAAAAAGAACGATGATGCTCTGAAAAGAGCAGAAAAAAAATTCAAAAGCATGCTTTCTGCACTAACGGGCATATTTGATGGTTCTCTGGCAGTAGGGTCAAGAGAGCCCGTTAAGGGCATGCCTTTCTGGGTAACACCTGTTGTTCTCAAAGGGGGTATCGCCTCTAGAGAATATGCTGCAGGAGGTGAGCTTACTGATTATGAACGAAGTCTCCTTGAAGAACTGAGCATAGACGTAACAGATAATACACCTGAAGCTGTTGAAAAAAACCGAAAGTTATTAAACTCTATGTGGCTTACAAATGAATCTTATATTGCCACACTCAACCGTATGCTTGAAACAGGTCATTATCGTATACAATATCCTGAGCAAGGTATGCATCTCCTTATTCGAAACCTCATATCTATGGGTGAAAAAGAAAAGGCAGACGATTTAATCAGCTTGATAACTCCTTTCTTTGATAAGATTCGTTTTTTTCCAGAGCCGGCTGAGTCACCTGTCAATATGGGGGATTCGTTTAGTTTTTATACGGTAGATTGGATGAAAGGTTTCTTTAAAAAAATGAAAGATGTGTTCGAAGATCCCCGGAGTAATTCGGATCGGCTTATCTATGAACAAATTCTGAGTGAAAAAATGAAAAATAATGCTGATGACAGGTTGTCACTTCTTATGGAGACCATCGAAGGGGAGCCTCCCTATCTGGATGATAGTAAGCTCTGTGGAGGCTTTCCTTGCCGGTTGTTTCCTGAAGGCTGGTTTGAAAGAGCCAAAGAAAATATGGCAGAGAAGGGTAGACTGCTTGACATTGCAAAAGAAAAACAGTTGAAAATATTCACAAGAAAAAGAGGAAGTAACCTACATATATTAAAAATCATGCAATCCATCCTTGATAAAAATGTTGACGAAATAGCTGTTAAAAAATTGCGCAAAATTATGGCGGAAGTTAATCGTAAGAGAGGCTTGCCCGGAAGTGAAAGGTATGATGATTATAAAAAACGAAGAAAAGAAGGGCTCGATAAGCATCTGGAAGTAGACAAGGCTTTGTCTCTTTTCATAGACGAGTTGGAACGTTTCCCAAACGACAGGGGGCTTGATAGTGTACACGTTGACTATATGGTAGGTTTATTTAAGTACTTTGAAGTTGATAAACCACTTAAGGTGACTGCTGATAAGTCGCTGGCAGAGTCAGGGAAAAAGCCTCTACAGCTTGGTAAAAACGTTGCCGAAGAGTCAGAAAATATAGATTCTCCATTAAAAGATGAGCAGTTATTATTTAAGCGAGTCAGCTTATTACCACAAAGAATGGTACTTAAAACTATCAGTAATCTTAAAAGGCTACAGACTGCTACTTTGGAGGAGCATCTCAAAGCAGGGCGGATAAAATCTGCAAAGCAGATGTCTGAATTGTCAAAACATTTGATTTATGTCGAAAATGATAATATTCCTGATGCAGGTTTGAGGGCTGTTGATGGACAATTGCGAAAAGCTTTTCGTAACAGGCGGTCTTTACTTCTGAGGGGCTTGCAATCTCAGGTTGAGGAGGATGAAATGCCATGGCGGAAAATTATAGACACATTTGAGAATAAGGAGAGCTCTCCTGATAGCGATGCAAATGCTCACCCTTCAGTCTTGCAAGCCGAAAGTGATGAGGCGCGGGCAGTTCATTTGGTAAAATTGTCAGTTAATTATTTTCCCTACTCGATATTGCCTAACCCATTGATAGGAAGCATTCAAAAACTGGTAAAGAGTCGCACCACTACAAAAGAGCTTGCAGCTGATATATTTGAGAAAACTTTCAGTGTTACTTTTTTAACAGCAGCCAAGTATGCTGCTGAACAAATGAGTGGTACGTTGTACGCCAAATATTATTCAATTCCATACAATGAAATACTTAAATATACTGCGTCCGCAGACTCCGCCTATGGTCATAAACCCATATCTGAAGAGCTTTATAATTTGTGTTTTAAGCTCAGCTGTCTTTCCCAGAAACCCGAGGGTAGTGCAGGAAATGGCATGATTATCGAATGGCAACAAATTATTACAACTCATAATTTAGCCCCATTTTATGATGATATTCTACGATCTGATAATAATGAACAACATAGTAAGAAACGTATTACAGATACGGCTGAATGGATAGTTAATGAGATTACCAAGGTGTATAAGGTTGATTATCATTTGGATAAAGATAATCCTGCTCATTACCCTGAAAGACTCCGCAGGCGGAAAAATATAGCCTATGCTTTCAGACAACTGATATTTTACCTGTCATTTGAAGAAAAATCATTTCAACTGGAAGCTCTGAGCATGCTCAAGGAAATACCTGACAGATTGGACAAGCTTCACACCGGTCATAAAGGAAAGCTGTTATGGGACGATTCCCTGACTGACGGAAGCTCGAATCCGTCTCTTTCAGGAAGTATAAAAAGGCAGGTGAAGCATATAAAAATAGAAGTAGAACAGATGCTTCAAGGACTGGAGCTAACCATTCATGGCCTACCTAATCCCCACCGTCCCTTTCTGGGCTGGCTGTCACGACAGGAGCGCAATCAAGAGGTGTATCGTTCCAACAGGGAGGCTGCAGCCATCAAGGCTGAGGAAGCCATCAAAGCTGAAAATGAAAGGGTTGCCAGTGTTGGTCGTCTTCCTTAAGGTGGTTGCCTTATTGAGTCTGTGAATATTCGTTAATTCTGGCCATATTCCTCATACCAAAAGAGCTATCGCCGGGGCAGCAAGGACATTCAGCTCCGTTAGCTGGAAGCAGAAACCACCCGGATAAAAGACTCTGGGTGGTTTTCTGTTTTATCCTTTAAGCACGAATCAACTGACCGCCCGCTTCTTCAATGGCCGGGATATTATCATCGTGGAAACGGCTGTCGGTAATGATAGTGTCCAGATCGCCCAGTTGGCAGATGGTCTTCATGCTGGATGCGCCGTACTTGCTGGAGTCAGCCAGCAGGATCTTGCGGGTAGCGCGTTCCAGCATCTTGCGACGGATATAGTAGTGGTCGGTAGACGCTGTCGTCACACCGTGTTCCAGGCTCCAGCTGTTGGTGGCCAGGAAAACAACGTCAGCATTAATGCTGTCCAGAAAGCTCAGGGCAGCCACATCGGTGTGAGCCTTGGTGATAGAGCTGACCAGCCCGCCAGTGGTATAAACCTTGGCAGTGGTGGAGTCGGACAGTTGCAGGGCGATCTTCAGGTCTGGAGTGATCACTGTTACGCGCATGCGCATCAGCATTTTGGCCAGCGCCATGGTGGAAGTGCCCGCATCCAGCAGTACGATCTGGCCTTCACGAATGTGCTTGAAGGCTTCTGAGGCGATGGACTTCTTCTCTTCGATGTTAACCGCGTTTTTCTTTTCGTAGGGAATGTCTTCCATCAAGAAGCTTTTGGAAACCGCACCACCGTAAGTGACGCGCAGCTTGTCTTCCTGCTCCAGAGTTCGGATGTCTCGGCGAATGGTCATTTGTGAGACGTCAAACTTCGAGGCCATTTCTTCTATGTTGGCGCAGCCCTTTTCTTCAACATAAGCCAGGATGTGTTCACGACGCTCGACGGGAAGCATATAAAAACCTCTTTCTTT
Above is a genomic segment from Endozoicomonas euniceicola containing:
- a CDS encoding DeoR/GlpR family DNA-binding transcription regulator, with the translated sequence MLPVERREHILAYVEEKGCANIEEMASKFDVSQMTIRRDIRTLEQEDKLRVTYGGAVSKSFLMEDIPYEKKNAVNIEEKKSIASEAFKHIREGQIVLLDAGTSTMALAKMLMRMRVTVITPDLKIALQLSDSTTAKVYTTGGLVSSITKAHTDVAALSFLDSINADVVFLATNSWSLEHGVTTASTDHYYIRRKMLERATRKILLADSSKYGASSMKTICQLGDLDTIITDSRFHDDNIPAIEEAGGQLIRA